One window of the Octopus sinensis linkage group LG9, ASM634580v1, whole genome shotgun sequence genome contains the following:
- the LOC115215828 gene encoding uncharacterized protein LOC115215828: MSNRKKYGSVSRSEYDDTILRNNVRADNRLSRELKDVERAQKVTFRDITFETKRLRNKIQSGNAPVTKNDHLQKKLLEISREQTMSAQARTNLLHIDTNMAEYNEMVESSMPEALSQGSINNPKENTLQSNEKSKKIGIAVENSDKSDYNKEAENDGNETTQAPSQAKNEKRNIWDSLSIPKHSNNVKAVRQRLQSEFQSVGSPVMSSRQTTAQLPPVHGQSIKRNANQTVKL; encoded by the exons ATGTCAAACCGCAAAAAGTACGGTTCAGTGTCCCGATCAGAATACGATGACACCATTTTGAGAAATAATGTACGCGCCGACAATCGACTTAGCCGCGAATTGAAGGATGTCGAACGTGCTCAGAAAGTAACATTTCGAGATATCACATTTGAGACAAAGCGTCTTCGTAACAAAATTCAAAGTGGAAATGCTCCTGTAACAAAAAACGACCATTTACAAAAGAAGTTATTGGAAATATCGCGAGAACAGACAATGTCTGCTCAGGCGCGGACAAATTTACTTCATATTGATACTAACATGGCTGAATACAATGAAATGGTCGAATCTTCAATGCCTGAAGCACTTTCACAGGGCTCCATTAACAATCCGAAAGAAA ATACTCTTCAATCCAatgaaaaaagtaagaaaataggAATAGCTGTTGAAAATTCAGATAAATCTGACTATAACAAAGAAGcagaaaatgatggcaatgaaactACACAAGCACCTAGTCAGGCGAAGAATGAGAAACGAAACATATGGGATTCACTAAGTATCCCGAAACATTCAAACAACGTTAAAGCAGTCCGGCAGCGTTTACAGTCAGAGTTCCAAAGTGTTGGTTCACCAGTAATGTCTTCACGGCAAACGACTGCCCAGCTTCCACCTGTACATGGACAGAGTATTAAACGTAATGCTAACCAAACCGTAAAACTTTGA